In one window of Sporichthyaceae bacterium DNA:
- a CDS encoding acetoacetate--CoA ligase: MTDRIWTPSPARIENSALREYLTWLEKREGRTFDDHDIFHAWSIEDVDRFWVSLVEYYDVHFSAPWTRVRTTDPMPHTRWFPGGRLNWAEQSLRAGADDEVALLCLREGGHPAREISRGELRRSVAALAGWLRRAGVAPGDRVAAYLPNTEHAVVGVLAAAAVGAVWACCSPDFGAEGTIGRLAQLEPTVLIAADGYHWNGKDIDRSDVVAQLRGNLPTVRQFVHVPYPFDRPHPKNAVSWDELMTGDEPLTFEQVEFSHPLWVLFTSGTTGLPKGLAHSQGGITLEGLKWAGLYGGLRPGERIFTFTSTGWALWNMQMFAMSRGATMVLYEGSPGFPAGSIWEVAARTKADIMVIGAAVIMAGANPGVSPQEQWDLSRLRHIFVSGSALPPAGYHWVMENVSPDIRIDSTSGGTDISGAFVGSNEYAPVQTGRIGGKLAGVDCAAWDDGGKPVVDTVGELVVTQPMPSMPVYLWNDPDNVRYTEAYFDTWPGVWRHGDWTTMHSDGSISIHGRSDSTLNRHGVRLGSSDFYDVLETMPEITEALVIGIDLPGDGYWLGLFVVPADGVTVDDELKQKIVTTLRARLTARHVPDEILAAPAVPHTLSGKKLEVPIKKLLTGKPLEKAANIAAVDEPDALRWYAAFAAERLRSEPPGP, from the coding sequence ATGACCGACAGGATCTGGACTCCTTCGCCGGCCCGTATCGAGAACTCCGCGCTGCGGGAGTACCTGACCTGGTTGGAGAAGCGCGAGGGCCGGACCTTCGACGACCACGACATCTTTCACGCGTGGTCGATCGAGGACGTGGATCGGTTTTGGGTTTCCCTCGTCGAGTACTACGACGTGCACTTCTCGGCGCCGTGGACCCGGGTGCGCACCACCGATCCGATGCCGCACACCCGCTGGTTCCCCGGCGGCCGGCTGAACTGGGCGGAGCAGTCGCTGCGGGCCGGGGCCGATGACGAGGTCGCCCTGCTGTGCCTGCGCGAGGGCGGGCACCCTGCGCGAGAGATCAGCCGCGGGGAACTGCGCCGGTCGGTGGCGGCGTTGGCCGGCTGGCTGCGCCGGGCCGGGGTGGCGCCCGGTGACCGGGTGGCCGCATACCTGCCGAACACCGAACACGCGGTGGTCGGAGTGCTGGCCGCGGCCGCGGTCGGTGCGGTGTGGGCGTGCTGCTCGCCGGACTTCGGTGCCGAGGGCACCATCGGCCGGCTGGCCCAGCTCGAGCCCACCGTGCTCATCGCGGCGGACGGCTACCACTGGAACGGCAAGGACATCGATCGCAGCGACGTGGTGGCACAACTGCGCGGCAATCTGCCGACGGTGCGTCAGTTCGTCCATGTGCCTTACCCATTCGACCGTCCGCACCCGAAAAATGCGGTGTCCTGGGACGAGCTGATGACCGGCGACGAACCGCTGACGTTCGAGCAGGTCGAGTTCTCCCACCCGCTGTGGGTGCTGTTCACCTCGGGCACCACCGGGCTGCCCAAGGGGCTGGCGCACTCGCAGGGCGGGATCACGCTGGAGGGCCTCAAGTGGGCCGGGCTGTACGGCGGTCTGCGCCCCGGCGAGCGGATCTTCACCTTCACCTCCACCGGCTGGGCGCTGTGGAACATGCAGATGTTCGCGATGTCCCGCGGCGCGACCATGGTGCTCTACGAGGGCAGCCCCGGCTTCCCGGCCGGCTCGATCTGGGAGGTCGCGGCGCGCACCAAGGCCGACATCATGGTCATCGGGGCCGCGGTGATCATGGCCGGCGCCAATCCCGGGGTCTCCCCGCAGGAGCAATGGGATCTGAGCCGGCTGCGCCACATTTTCGTCAGCGGCTCGGCGCTGCCCCCGGCCGGCTACCACTGGGTGATGGAGAATGTCAGCCCGGACATCCGGATCGACTCCACCAGCGGCGGCACCGACATCTCCGGCGCGTTCGTCGGCAGCAACGAGTACGCGCCCGTCCAGACGGGCCGCATCGGCGGGAAGCTTGCGGGCGTCGACTGCGCGGCCTGGGACGACGGCGGCAAGCCGGTCGTCGACACCGTCGGGGAACTCGTGGTCACCCAGCCCATGCCCTCGATGCCGGTCTATCTGTGGAACGACCCGGACAACGTCCGCTACACCGAGGCGTATTTCGACACCTGGCCCGGCGTATGGCGCCACGGTGACTGGACCACCATGCACTCCGACGGCAGCATCTCCATCCACGGTCGCTCGGACTCGACGCTGAACCGCCACGGCGTGCGATTGGGCAGCAGCGACTTCTACGACGTGCTGGAGACCATGCCGGAGATCACCGAGGCGCTGGTCATCGGCATCGACCTGCCCGGCGACGGGTACTGGCTGGGCCTGTTCGTGGTTCCCGCCGACGGGGTGACGGTGGACGACGAGCTGAAGCAGAAGATCGTCACCACGCTGCGTGCTCGTCTGACGGCCCGTCATGTCCCCGACGAGATCCTCGCGGCCCCCGCTGTGCCGCACACCCTGTCCGGCAAGAAACTCGAGGTGCCGATCAAGAAACTGCTGA